The Salvelinus namaycush isolate Seneca chromosome 1, SaNama_1.0, whole genome shotgun sequence genome has a window encoding:
- the elmod3 gene encoding ELMO domain-containing protein 3, with protein MEEDSGVTSHTEGLNGVSHECKETEELTNGHSNHKPVINGLTPGHSVKEHANGSSLLKSLPISALKQNGLLQSLATGGDQPKTEEESAEVEQAREEWEALESIQPVVSEESSPTPLISFNEALQHFQTTDLGEVLKNIQPTIRRTGVAAITHFLFGPPRIHRELLEERDLVFAIAQCSLDNSQAVHMRVLQTIYKRLTGSKQDCPRFGTHWENVGFQGTDPATDLRGTGFLGLMHTLYLVMDPETLPLARDIYKLSQHPTQNFPFCVMSINMTRIALHALREEALSKECNRRQQVVGVLNEFYVATFLHLYQLWKSQQKTISDSGFVLKEVEVFAKKNPKQMLRRLDVFLRERKSGGAPRASLDPTAQQPSPCLGERGARSEGTRGKEMHFTGVCELTPDMEGEARLI; from the exons ATGGAAGAGGACAGCGGTGTCACATCACACACGGAG GGTCTGAATGGTGTGTCCCATGAATGTAAAGAGACAGAGGAGCTAACCAATGGCCACTCTAACCACAAACCT GTGATTAATGGACTGACTCCAGGTCATAGTGTCAAAGAGCACGCCAATGGCAGTTCACTGCTCAAGTCTCTGCCA ATTTCAGCTCTGAAGCAGAATGGCCTTCTGCAGTCCCTGGCTACAGGGGGAGATCAACCCAAGACTGAAG aggAGAGTGCGGAGGTGGAGCAGGCtcgagaggagtgggaggctctaGAGAGTATCCAACCAG tggTCAGTGAGGAGTCCAGTCCTACTCCTCTCATCTCCTTTAATGAGGCGTTGCAGCACTTCCAGACCACAGACCTTGGCGAGGTGCTG aagaACATCCAGCCCACCATCCGTAGGACGGGTGTGGCCGCTATCACACACTTCCTGTTCGGCCCGCCGCGAATTCACCGAGAACTACTGGAGGAGAGGGACCTGGTCTTCGCAATCGCacagt GTTCTTTGGATAACAGTCAGGCTGTACACATGCGTGTTCTACAGACCATCTATAAGAGGCTGACAGGCAGCAAGCAGGACTGTCCTCGGTTCGGCACCCACTGGGAGAATGTGGGCTTTCAAG gtACGGACCCAGCCACAGACCTGCGTGGTACAGGTTTCCTGGGGCTGATGCACACCCTGTACCTGGTGATGGACCCTGAGACTCTGCCTCTAGCCAGAGACATCTACAAGCTGTCCCAACACCCCACacag AACTTTCCGTTCTGTGTGATGTCCATCAACATGACCCGTATCGCCCTGCATGCACTCAGAGAAGAGGCCCTCTCCAA GGAGTGTAACCGTCGACAGCAGGTAGTGGGTGTGTTGAATGAGTTCTATGTTGCCACGTTCCTGCACCTCTACCAGCTTTGGAAGAGCCAGCAGAAGACTATCTCTGACTCTGGCTTTGTCCTCAAAG AAGTGGAGGTGTTTGCCAAAAAGAACCCCAAGCAGATGCTGCGTCGGCTTGACGTCTTCCTGAGGGAGAGAAAGTCGGGCGGCGCCCCCCGGGCCTCCCTAGACCCCACGGCCCAGCAACCCTCACCCTgcctgggggagagaggggccaGGTCTGAGGGAACCAGGGGCAAGGAGATGCACTTCACTGGAGTGTGTGAGCTGACCccagacatggagggagaggccAGGCTCATCTGA